The Medicago truncatula cultivar Jemalong A17 chromosome 4, MtrunA17r5.0-ANR, whole genome shotgun sequence genome includes a region encoding these proteins:
- the LOC25491203 gene encoding putative glycine-rich cell wall structural protein 1, whose translation MTTVQMKPYQMNMKISMFLVLFLLINSCAQAISNKDEARSIQSNEQAQGFNGNLDGNGNIEASTRLNHKDGFVESQNAHKHELSVTIRKGGGGGGHGGSGGHGSGMGGRGIGRGRSGGAAAGIIGGAVAGGVAGGVVGGAVANHGHNYGHKHLHVCVPTFILCLSFLL comes from the exons ATGACTACAGTTCAAATGAAGCCATATCAAATGAATATGAAGATTTCAATGTTTCTAGTCTTGTTCCTACTTATCAATTCATGTGCTCAAGCCATATCAAACAAAGATGAAGCTAGAAGCATTCAAAGCAATGAACAAGCTCAAGGCTTTAATG GGAACTTAGATGGAAATGGAAATATTGAGGCATCTACAAGGTTGAACCACAAAGATGGGTTTGTGGAAAGTCAAAATGCACACAAACATGAACTATCTGTTACTATAAGAaagggaggaggaggaggaggacaTGGAGGTTCAGGTGGCCATGGAAGTGGAATGGGAGGAAGAGGAATTGGTAGAGGAAGGTCAGGTGGAGCAGCTGCAGGAATTATCGGCGGTGCAGTGGCTGGTGGAGTTGCTGGTGGAGTGGTTGGTGGTGCAGTCGCCAATCACGGGCACAATTATGGACACAAACACCTTCATGTTTGTGTCccaacatttattttatgtttgagTTTTTTGCTTTAA